A genomic region of Candidatus Eremiobacteraceae bacterium contains the following coding sequences:
- a CDS encoding DMT family transporter produces the protein MSVILALLSAFAYGAADYMGGIASRRARVLAVVVISQLVGLAILLVLLRVLPPAFPTRTDIMFGAFAGVTGAFGIAFLYRGLSRGRMSVVSPITAVVAAIAPVVFGLSTGERPSALALAGVVIALVAITLVTSSPGHDEHGSPLSFAGPWWREPGVLDAFISGLAIGGFYIFIARTSPASGLWPLVPSRIVSSAICLAAALSLRHSLRPVPGSLRLILASGVVDVTANALYLEATRFGYLSLVAVLASLYPASTVLLARVLLKERFTPAQMAGMACAVAGIACIATGR, from the coding sequence ATGAGCGTGATCCTGGCGCTGCTCTCCGCATTTGCATACGGCGCAGCGGATTATATGGGCGGCATCGCGAGCCGGCGTGCGCGCGTGCTCGCGGTGGTCGTCATCTCGCAACTCGTGGGATTGGCCATCCTGCTTGTGCTGCTGCGCGTATTGCCGCCGGCCTTTCCGACGCGCACGGATATCATGTTCGGCGCATTCGCGGGCGTGACCGGCGCGTTTGGCATCGCCTTTCTGTATCGCGGGCTCTCGCGCGGCCGCATGAGCGTCGTCTCGCCGATCACGGCGGTGGTTGCCGCGATCGCCCCGGTCGTCTTCGGACTTTCAACCGGAGAACGACCTTCTGCGCTCGCGCTCGCCGGCGTTGTCATCGCGCTTGTCGCCATCACCCTCGTCACGAGCTCGCCCGGCCACGATGAGCACGGCTCGCCGCTTTCGTTTGCCGGTCCGTGGTGGCGGGAGCCAGGCGTGCTCGACGCATTCATCTCTGGCCTCGCGATCGGCGGCTTCTACATCTTCATCGCGCGGACAAGCCCCGCGTCCGGGCTTTGGCCACTCGTCCCGTCGCGGATCGTGTCGTCGGCGATCTGCCTCGCCGCGGCGCTATCGCTGCGCCATTCGCTGCGACCTGTGCCCGGTTCGTTGCGGTTGATCTTGGCTTCGGGAGTGGTCGACGTCACCGCGAACGCGCTGTACCTGGAAGCAACTCGCTTCGGCTATCTCTCGCTTGTCGCGGTGCTCGCATCGCTTTATCCGGCCAGCACCGTCCTGCTCGCACGCGTACTCCTCAAAGAGCGTTTCACGCCGGCGCAGATGGCAGGCATGGCGTGCGCGGTGGCCGGCATCGCTTGCATCGCCACCGGCCGCTAG